The Deltaproteobacteria bacterium genome segment AACACGGTGGTGCGCATCATCGGGCGGCACAGCATCTATGTGAAAGTGGTGCTGCGCGACGGGCGCGTGGGCTGGGTGCCGATCGACTCGGTCTGGCTGCGCAGCGGCGCGCCGCTGAACTAAACCGGCCCGTTCCCCAGATCGCGCAGCCATGCGCCGTCGTCCAGCGCCGCGCGCATTTCGCGGAGAAGAACGTCGAAGACCTCGCGCACGGGCTTGATCTCGTCGCACAGGTAGCACGACTGCCCCGCACTCACCGAGCCCTGCTCGACGTCGCCGTTCACGACCGCGAGACGCACCCGCCCGCGCCCGATGAACTCACGGATCTCGTCGTCGCTCGCGCCGCCGTCTTCCAGTTCGCGCAGCCGGTCGGATGTCGGATTGTGCACCACGCGCGAGGGGCTGACGCGCACGGCGGTGACCATCGTGCCGCCGTCGCCCGCCTCGCGGATCTTGCGCTTGAACTCGTCGTGCGCCTCGCACTCCGTCGTGAGGATCATCCGCGTGCCGAGTTGCACGGCGTCGGCGCCGAGCATGAACGCCGCCGCGACCTGCCGGCCGTCGGCGATGCCGCCCGCGCAGATCACGGGGACATTCACGGCACGTTTGACCGTGCGGACCAGAACCATGGTGGTGGTGCCGTCGCGCGAGACGTGCCCGCCGGCCTCGTAGCCCTCGGCCACCACCGCGTCCACGCCCGCCTGCTCGCTCTTGATTGCGAGGCGCGCCGAAGGGACCACGTGCGCGACCTTGATGCCCGCCGCGTGCAGAAGCGGCGTCGTGCGCGCGGGGTTGCCCGCGCTCGTGAAGACGATCTTCACGCCCCCGTCGGCGCACACGCGCAGAAGATCGGGCGCGTGTTTGTAGAGCAGCGGCACGTTCACGCCGAAGGGCTTGGTCGTGAGCGAGCGGACTTTGCGGATCTCGTCGGCCAGCGTGTCGGGGCGGTTGCTGCCCCCGGCCAGTAAGCCGAGCCCGCCGGCCTCGCTCACCGCCGCGGCCCACGCCGCCGTGGAGACGTGAATCATCCCCGCGCCGATGAACGGCAGCTCGATTCCGAACAGATCGCAGATCCGGTTGCCCATGCCTTTCCTTTCAATGCCGCGGCCCTCACCCCTGCCCCTCTCCCGTCATGACGGGAGAGGGGTGCCCCGAGCGCACGCGAGGGGCGGGGTGAGGGGCATTCCGCCCCCCAACGACGCGCGCCCGCCGGCCGAAGCCCGCGGGCGCCGCGTGCGCGTTGTGCGCCGATCTCACACGCCGTCGAGGATGATCGGCTGCTGCCGCTCGAACCACGACTCCGGGTTCTCGAGGTACTCGATGCTCGATTCGAGCAGTTCCTTGTGGGCGCGCTCCTCGCGGACCATGGCTAGGTAGAACTTCTTTTCTTCGGGATTCGCCGTGGTATCGGCCGCCTTCTGGAAAAACGCGATGCCCTCGGTCTCGAAACGCACCCCTTCCTTGAGCACGGCGAGATCGTCGGCGCTTCCCACGAGTCGCGAATCCGGACGATCGAGTGACCTCGTGAAGATCGTTTCGCCCGCAGTGGCGTCGAGGTCGAAGTCCTTCTCGTCGAACGCGCCGCCTTCCTGGATCTTCGAGACGATTTTCTTGATCGTCGCGGTGTGCTTGAGCTCTTCCTTGGCGAGAAACGCGAGAATTTCCCGGCCGAGGGGGTGCGTCGAGCGTTCCAGCGCGGTCATGTAGAGGTTGTAACCGTCGTCCTCGGTCTGCAGCGCGAT includes the following:
- a CDS encoding nitronate monooxygenase, whose amino-acid sequence is MGNRICDLFGIELPFIGAGMIHVSTAAWAAAVSEAGGLGLLAGGSNRPDTLADEIRKVRSLTTKPFGVNVPLLYKHAPDLLRVCADGGVKIVFTSAGNPARTTPLLHAAGIKVAHVVPSARLAIKSEQAGVDAVVAEGYEAGGHVSRDGTTTMVLVRTVKRAVNVPVICAGGIADGRQVAAAFMLGADAVQLGTRMILTTECEAHDEFKRKIREAGDGGTMVTAVRVSPSRVVHNPTSDRLRELEDGGASDDEIREFIGRGRVRLAVVNGDVEQGSVSAGQSCYLCDEIKPVREVFDVLLREMRAALDDGAWLRDLGNGPV
- a CDS encoding ferritin family protein, translated to MDAYKIALQTEDDGYNLYMTALERSTHPLGREILAFLAKEELKHTATIKKIVSKIQEGGAFDEKDFDLDATAGETIFTRSLDRPDSRLVGSADDLAVLKEGVRFETEGIAFFQKAADTTANPEEKKFYLAMVREERAHKELLESSIEYLENPESWFERQQPIILDGV